A stretch of Prunus dulcis chromosome 6, ALMONDv2, whole genome shotgun sequence DNA encodes these proteins:
- the LOC117632988 gene encoding formate--tetrahydrofolate ligase-like has protein sequence MKDAINPLRQTLEGTQVLVHAAGGLVVTEAGFDTEKFMNIKCWYSGSTPHCAVVVATIRGLKMQGGGLEIVAGKPRSNACITENVALVEAGYVNFGQAYISNTKVYGAGAYDAVICIHHADDGRAAVSHFLPLVL, from the exons ATGAAGGATGCTATCAACCCTCTAAGGCAAACTCTTGAAGGGACTCAAGTTCTTGTTCATGCTGCTG GTGGGTTGGTGGTCACAGAAGCTGGTTTTGATACTGAGAAGTTCATGAATATAAAATGCTGGTATAGTGGTTCAACACCACATTGTGCAGTTGTAGTTGCAACTATAAGGGGCTTGAAAATGCAGGGTGGTGGGCTGGAAATTGTTGCTGGGAAGCCGCGTAGTAATGCCTGCATAACTGAGAATGTGGCTCTGGTTGAGGCCGGTTATGTGAATTTTGGCCAGGCATATATATCAAACACAAAAGTCTATGGTGCTGGGGCATATGATGCAGTTATTTGTATCCATCATGCCGATGATGGAAGAGCAGCGGTTAGTCACTTCCTCCCATTAGTCTTATAA
- the LOC117632621 gene encoding protein trichome birefringence-like 4, producing the protein MADSPQSNPTRHQLHTRLIAESMTIVSPRPSVAHITDSTAAMSNTSPPSTRHSSPTKIDPSNFSLLSILVSKRKSMAFTYAFTFAFIACTFFLVFNPLPLRFKSILHASFYSSPQNPNAHLELSRKVDPFALKPDSSPHLDEIASLKVGEVKNESLKGNNNEDAQSSNPILSLFSESTNQTSSNTEIEFSGKVEGSKKRKDTKKPKDSKVRSHSSSKDSNGKHGSKKKSDGKKATSKKQGKQTELKSELMNACDIFDGSWVRDNWYPLYAPGSCPLIDEPFNCFLNGRPDNGYERYRWQPKHCNIPRLNGKKMLRLLTGKRLVFVGDSLNRNMWESLLCILRNSVDNKSKVYEVSGREEFRTEGSYSFIFEDYNCSVEFFQSRFLVQEWEMPEPSGSKKETLRIDLIERSSDNYKNADVLIFNTGHWWTHEKTSSGKGYYQEGSHVYGELNVDDAFEKALTTWARWVDTNVNPNKTAVFFRGYSPSHFRGGEWNSGGHCHGETKPTTKMESTEYGGEYPSNMKILDSVVKKMKTPIFYLNITTMTDFRKDAHPSIYRKPNLTEEERKPPMIQDCSHWCLPGVPDTWNELIYAQLLRRNQKQYKQKKQQNQRTPF; encoded by the exons ATGGCGGATTCTCctcaatccaatccaacaaGGCACCAATTGCACACAAGGTTAATAGCCGAGTCGATGACAATTGTCTCTCCTCGGCCCTCAGTTGCGCATATCACAGATTCCACAGCGGCCATGAGCAATACAAGCCCACCTTCAACAAGGCACTCATCGCCCACAAAAATAGACCCCAGCAACTTTTCTCTGCTTTCGATCTTGGtcagcaaaagaaaatccatgGCCTTTACTTATGCATTCACATTCGCCTTCATTGCCTGCACTTTCTTCTTGGTTTTCAACCCTCTTCCTCTGCGCTTCAAGAGCATCCTGCATGCCTCCTTCTACTCTTCTCCTCAGAACCCAAATGCCCATTTGGAGCTTTCCCGGAAAGTTGACCCTTTTGCCCTGAAACCTGATTCTTCACCACAtttggatgagattgcaagttTGAAGGTTGGTGAGGTGAAAAATGAAAGCTTGAAGGGAAATAATAATGAGGATGCTCAATCATCCAACCCAATTCTTTCCTTGTTCTCGGAATCCACCAATCAGACTTCCAGCAACACCGAAATCGAATTTTCCGGGAAAGTGGAGGGctccaagaaaagaaaggacaCAAAGAAGCCTAAAGATTCTAAAGTGCGTTCTCATTCTTCTTCTAAAGACTCCAATGGAAAACATGGttcgaaaaagaaaagtgatgGCAAAAAGGCCACGTCTAAGAAGCAAGGCAAACAAACTGAATTGAAGTCTGAGTTGATGAATGCTTGTGACATATTTGATGGAAGTTGGGTGAGAGATAATTGGTACCCACTTTATGCTCCGGGGTCTTGCCCTCTTATAGATGAGCCtttcaattgttttcttaACGGTAGGCCTGATAATGGTTACGAGAGGTATAGATGGCAACCCAAACATTGCAATATCCCAAG GTTGAATGGTAAGAAGATGTTGAGACTATTGACAGGAAAGCGTCTAGTTTTTGTTGGTGATTCTCTCAATAGGAATATGTGGGAGTCTTTGCTTTGTATTCTTAGAAATTCAGTGGATAATAAGAGCAAAGTTTATGAAGTCTCTGGTAGGGAAGAATTTCGTACAGAGGGTTCTTACTCTTTTATATTCGAG GATTATAATTGTTCAGTGGAGTTCTTTCAATCGCGATTTCTAGTTCAAGAATGGGAGATGCCAGAACCAAGTGGATCGAAAAAGGAAACACTTCGCATTGATTTGATTGAGAGATCCTCTGATAACTACAAAAATGCAGATGTTCTCATCTTTAACACAGGTCACTGGTGGACTCATGAGAAAACTTCCAGTGG GAAGGGTTACTATCAAGAGGGTAGCCATGTATATGGTGAATTGAATGTCGACGACGCATTTGAGAAAGCTTTAACGACATGGGCAAGATGGGTGGACACCAATGTAAATCCTAACAAAACTGCTGTTTTCTTCCGGGGCTATTCACCTTCTCACTTTAG AGGTGGAGAATGGAATTCTGGAGGGCATTGTCACGGTGAGACAAAGCCAACTACAAAAATGGAATCCACAGAATATGGAGGTGAATATCCATCGAACATGAAAATCTTGGACTCAGTAGTCAAGAAAATGAAGACGCCAATCTTCTATCTGAACATTACAACAATGACTGATTTCCGGAAGGATGCTCATCCATCTATTTACAGAAAGCCAAATTTAACCGAGGAGGAGAGAAAACCACCTATGATCCAGGATTGCAGTCACTGGTGCCTCCCTGGTGTTCCTGATACATGGAACGAGCTTATATATGCTCAACTCCTTAGACGTAACCAGAAGCAATATAAACagaagaaacaacaaaatcagAGGACACCATTTTAG
- the LOC117632620 gene encoding formate--tetrahydrofolate ligase has translation MFLKTPPLHFIIFNESADTSAKRNQIKEITPRKNEAKRFDIFFSEPKMSSSSSLKTVRQLQVASPVPADIDIANSVEPFHISEIAKDLNLSPKHYDLYGKYKAKVLLSVIDELKGSGDGYYVVVGGITPTPLGEGKSTTTVGLCQALGAFQDKKVVTCLRQPSQGPTFGIKGGAAGGGYSQVIPMDEFNLHLTGDIHAITAANNLLAAAIDTRIFHEATQSDKALMNRLCPPNKEGKRSFNDIMFRRLTKLGISKTSPEDLTPEEVKKFARLDIDPDSITWRRVMDINDRFLRKITIGQGPDEKGMVRETAFDISVASEIMAVLALTTSLADMRERLGKMVIGNSKAGDPVTADDLGVGGALTVLMKDAINPTLMQTLEGTPVLVHAGPFANIAHGNSSIVADKIALKLVGPGGFVVTEAGFGADIGTEKFMNIKCRYSGLTPQCAIIVATIRALKMHGGGPDVVAGKPLNNAYVTENVALVEAGCINLAKHISNTKAYGVNVVVAVNKFSTDSEAELNAVRNSALAAGAYDAVICTHHAHGGKGAVDLGIAVQRACENVTQPLKFLYPLDFSIKEKIEAIARSYGASGVEYSEQAEKQIEMYSKQGFSGLPICMAKTQYSFSHNASEKGAPTGFVLPIRDVRASIGAGFIYPLVGTMSTMPGLPTRPCFYDIDLDTTTGRVIGLS, from the exons ATGTTCCTCAAAACTCCACCTCTCCacttcatcatcttcaacGAGTCAGCCGATACCAGCGCCAAGAGAAACCAAATAAAAGAGATCACACCCAGAAAAAACGAAGCCAAAAGATTTGACATCTTCTTCTCGGAGCCCAAAATGAGTTCTTCGTCGTCGTTAAAGACGGTGAGGCAGCTGCAGGTGGCGTCTCCGGTCCCAGCAGACATAGACATTGCCAATTCTGTCGAGCCTTTCCACATCTCTGAGATTGCCAAGGACCTCAATCTAAGTCCCAAGCACTATGATCTTTATGGAAAATACAAGGCCAAG GTTCTTTTGTCTGTGATTGATGAGCTGAAAGGATCTGGTGATGGGTATTATGTTGTGGTTGGAGGAATTACACCTACCCCTCTCGGAGAAGGCAAGTCTACCACTACTGTTGGACTCTGTCAAGCTTTGGGTGCTTTTCAGGATAAGAAG gttgttaCTTGCCTTCGTCAACCATCACAAGGACCAACTTTTGGAATTAAAGGGGGTGCAGCAGGTGGTGGTTACAGTCAAGTGATCCCAATGGATGAGTTTAATCTTCACCTAACAGGAGATATTCATGCAATTACAGCTGCAAACAATCTTCTGGCTGCTGCCATTGATACTCGGATTTTCCATGAGGCAACCCAATCAGATAAGGCTCTAATGAACCGGTTATGCCCACCAAACAAAGAAGGGAAACGGAGCTTTAATGACATCATGTTTAGACGTCTGACGAAGCTTGGCATCTCCAAGACCAGTCCTGAGGATCTTACCCCAGAAGAAGTTAAGAAATTTGCTAGGCTTGATATTGACCCAGATTCTATCACATGGAGAAGAGTAATGGACATAAATGACCGGTTCTTGAGGAAGATTACAATCGGCCAAGGCCCTGATGAGAAAGGGATGGTGAGAGAAACAGCATTTGATATTTCAGTTGCCAGTGAAATAATGGCAGTTTTGGCCCTTACAACATCTCTAGCAGATATGAGGGAGAGGCTTGGGAAAATGGTGATTGGAAACAGCAAGGCTGGTGACCCTGTAACTGCTGATGATCTTGGCGTAGGAGGTGCATTAACTGTTTTAATGAAGGATGCTATTAACCCTACATTAATGCAGACTCTTGAGGGGACCCCGGTTCTTGTTCATGCCGGTCCTTTTGCAAACATTGCGCATGGGAATTCCTCTATTGTGGCTGATAAGATTGCACTGAAACTGGTGGGACCAGGTGGGTTTGTGGTCACAGAAGCTGGTTTTGGTGCTGATATTGGTACTGAGAAGTTCATGAATATAAAATGCCGGTATAGTGGTTTAACACCACAGTGTGCAATTATAGTTGCAACCATAAGGGCATTGAAAATGCATGGTGGTGGGCCGGATGTTGTTGCTGGGAAGCCTCTTAACAATGCCTATGTAACTGAGAATGTGGCTTTGGTTGAGGCAGGCTGTATAAATTTGGCCAAGCATATTTCGAACACTAAGGCCTATGGTGTGaatgttgttgttgctgtgAACAAGTTCTCGACTGACAGTGAAGCAGAACTAAATGCAGTTAGAAATTCAGCATTGGCTGCTGGGGCATATGATGCAGTTATTTGTACTCACCATGCCCATGGTGGAAAAGGAGCG GTAGATCTAGGGATTGCAGTCCAAAGAGCCTGTGAGAATGTTACACAACCATTGAAGTTTCTATATCCTTTGGATTTTAGTATTAAAGAGAAGATAGAGGCAATAGCCAGGTCATATGGTGCAAGCGGTGTTGAATACTCAGAGCAG GCTGAGAAACAGATTGAGATGTACAGCAAGCAGGGGTTTTCTGGTCTGCCAATATGCATGGCAAAAACCCAGTATTCATTCTCACATAATGCTTCTGAGAAAGGAGCCCCCACCGGATTTGTCTTACCAATAAGGGATGTAAGGGCTAGCATTGGAGCCGGATTTATATATCCTTTGGTGGGAACAATGAGTACAATGCCGGGTCTTCCGACTCGTCCTTGCTTCTATGACATTGATCTTGACACCACCACCGGAAGGGTCATTGGTCTTTCTTGA
- the LOC117632622 gene encoding peroxidase A2-like, translating into MPSSSSSSPNNYSTKILASILFAILLILCAGAGYGEAQLSPTFYDEDCPNATSIVRAVIEEALQTDLRIAASLTRLFFHDCFVNGCDGSILLDNSSTIDSEKGAFPNNNSARGFDVVDNIKTALETACPGIVSCADILAISAEESVSLSGGPSWTVLLGRRDSTTANRTAANEALPAPSFTLAELKASFAAVGLDTTDLVALSGAHTFGRAQCQFFSDRLFAFNSTGSPDPTLNSTYLETLSALCPQSGNGSVLADLDPSTPDGFDADYFSNLQVHYGLLQSDQELFSTTGADTVDIVNSYSANQSAFFESFVISMNKMGNISVLTGTDGEIRLNCSKVNEDSYGSSATLIAEY; encoded by the exons AtgccatcttcttcttcttcttctccaaataaTTACAGTACTAAAATATTGGCAAGTATTTTGTTTGCCATATTATTAATCTTGTGTGCAGGTGCAGGATATGGTGAGGCCCAGCTGAGCCCTACGTTTTATGATGAAGACTGCCCAAATGCCACAAGCATTGTGCGTGCTGTCATTGAAGAGGCTTTGCAGACAGATCTCCGTATTGCTGCCAGCCTCACCAGGCTTTTCTTCCATGACTGCTTCGTCAAc GGTTGTGATGGATCAATCTTGTTGGACAACAGTAGTACCATAGACAGCGAGAAAGGAGCATTTCCAAATAACAACTCAGCCAGAGGATTTGATGTTGTGGACAACATCAAGACTGCTTTGGAGACTGCTTGCCCCGGCATTGTTTCCTGTGCTGATATTCTTGCCATTTCTGCTGAAGAATCTGTTTCTTtg TCTGGAGGCCCCTCATGGACAGTTCTATTAGGAAGAAGGGATAGCACAACAGCGAATCGCACGGCTGCCAACGAAGCCCTTCCAGCTCCCTCTTTCACCCTTGCCGAACTCAAGGCCAGCTTCGCAGCTGTAGGCCTCGACACCACTGATCTGGTTGCACTATCCG GTGCTCACACATTTGGGCGTGCTCAATGTCAATTTTTCTCCGACCGATTGTTTGCCTTCAACAGCACAGGCAGTCCGGATCCGACCTTAAACTCAACCTACTTAGAAACACTGAGTGCGTTATGCCCGCAGTCCGGGAATGGGAGTGTGCTAGCCGATCTCGACCCTTCAACTCCTGATGGTTTCGATGCCGATTATTTCTCTAATCTTCAAGTTCATTATGGCCTTCTCCAAAGCGATCAAGAGCTGTTTTCGACCACCGGGGCTGATACCGTTGACATTGTTAACAGCTACAGCGCTAATCAAAGCGCCTTCTTTGAGAGCTTTGTGATATCTATGAATAAAATGGGGAATATAAGCGTCCTGACCGGAACTGATGGAGAGATTCGATTGAACTGCAGTAAGGTTAATGAAGATTCATATGGATCATCTGCTACTTTGATAGCTGAGTATTAA